Genomic window (Chitinophaga parva):
CGGCAAAACAGTTCGTCACAAGCTGCATGTAGCAAAAAAACGGGCGGAAGGAAAACTGGTACAGGAAGAAACACTTAACAGTAACAAAGTAACCCGCGGTGACCGCGTCCACGTAAAGCGGCGCCCCGGCATTTGTGTAAATCTAAATTTCCCGTTATGAAATCTGAAACAGGTTAAGGGCATTCCCATGCCCATCATAAAAAAACCGGAAGCGCTTGCAACACTCCCGGTTTGGTTCTCTTGGGCATTACGGAAAAAACGAGTCCGGTTCAAGAACTGCCTATTCCCTCATCCCAAACATTACAAAAGTATGCAATTAACCTTTAGGGGCAATGCTCCTGGCGGCATTATGCGCCCATCAACCAAAATATTGCTCGTTATGAAACTCACTACCTTTTTGCTGCTCGCGGTTTGCTTGCAGATCAGCGCAAAAGGAGTCTCCCAGTCCATCACCCTGTCGGAGAAGAACGCGCCCCTGAAGAAGGTGCTGCGTGAGGTTTCCCGCCAGTCCGGCATTTCCATCGTGTACGACGAGGGCTTGCTGGCAAAGACCAACCCGGTGACCGTAGAAGCCAAAGGCGCCTCCGTGCAGGAGGTGATGGAGGCCTGCCTGCGCAACCAGCCGGTGTTCTTTACCATGGAAGGCCAGCGTATGATCCTGCAAAGCATGCCGGAAAAGAACTGGGCCGCCGCCGATACGTCCATCACCGTAAAAGGGATGGTGACCGATGAAAAAGGGCTGCCCATCCCCGGCGCTACCATCCGTGTGAAAGGTGGCAGCCAGGGTACCGCTACAGACGTAAATGGCCACTTTACCCTGAAAGCCCCCGCAGGCTCCAGCAGCCTGCAGGTGACCGTGGTGGGATATAACAACCAGACGGTGGCTATTACCGGTGGCCTGCTCTCCGTGAAAATGGTACTGGCAGAAACGGCGCTGAATGAAACGGTAGTGGTAGGATATGGTGTGCAAAAGAAAAGCGTGGTGACCGGGGCCATTTCTTCCGTAAGGGCTGCTGACCTGGAAAGCCAGCCGGTGACCCGCATTGAATCCGCCCTGCAGGGCCGCACTTCCGGTGTTACCGTAGCCCAAAGTTCCGGCCAGCCCGGTTCCGGCTCTACAGTGCGTGTGCGTGGTATCACCACGTTTAATAATAACGACCCGCTGTGGGTAGTGGATGGTGTAGTGGTAGACAACGGCGGTATCGGTTACCTGAACCAATATGACATTGAATCCATAGAAGTACTGAAGGATGCGGCCTCCCAGGCTATTTACGGTGCACGTGCAGCCGCTGGCGTTATCCTGGTGACTACCAAGAAAGGGAAAGCTGGTAAAATGCAGGTAAACTATAACGGCTATTACGGTACTTCCGAGCCGGCCCGCAAACTGAAGCTGCTGGATGCTACCCAGTATGCTACGTTGATGAATGAGGCCAATGCCGCCGCCGGCTATGCACTGCCCTTTGCCGATCCCCGCTCCCTGGGGAAAGGAACCGACTGGCAGGGCGAGATCTTCAACAACAGCGCGGTGCGCCAGAACCATGAAGTGAGCATCAGTGGCGGGAATGACCGTTCCACCTTCTTCTCTTCCTTTGGTTACCTGGACCAGGAAGGTATTGTGGCTTCCCCCATCTCTCACTACAAGCGCTTTAACGTGCGGGTGAACTCCCAGCATAAACTGGCTTCCTGGCTCACCTTTGCAGAAAACATCGGCTACGCCTATGACCGTGCAAACGGTATTGGCAATACCAACAGTGAATTTGGCGGCCCGCTCAGCTCCGCCATCAACCTGGATCCCACCACACCGGCAGTGGAAACAGACCCGGCGAAGGCCAGCACCGGCCAGTATGTGAATACCGGCGTGCGCGTAAATGCCAAAGGCCAGCCCTATGGCATTTCCGACCTGGTGCAGAATGAAATGTCGAACCCACTCGCTTATATCATCAATAATGAGGGCAACTACAACTGGTCGCACAATATCGTGGGCAATACCTACCTGGAAGCGGAGCCCATCAAGGGCCTGCGCCTGCGCAGCACCGTTGGCGCCAAGATCGCTTTCTGGGGTGGTGAATCCTTTACGCCCATTTATTATTACAACACCACTAACAAGAATGCCCGTACTGCCTTTAACCGCAGCATGAACAACGGGTTTAACTGGAACGTGGAAAATACCGTTTCCTACACCCGTGCATTCAACGATCATAATGTAACGGTACTGGTAGGCCAGGGTGCTTACATGGACGGGCGTTCCAAGAGTATCAGCAATACTTTCCAGGACCTGCAGGTAGATAATTTCTGGGACGCTTCCGAGAAATTCAAGGTGGCCCAGACCTCGCGCAGCACGGATGGCGGTGAGGGTACAGACCACCGCATTGCTTCCCTCTTTGGCCGTTTGAACTATAACTTCAAAGAAAAATACCTGCTGGAAGGCGTAATACGCCGTGATGGTTCCAGCCGTTTCGGGCCCAACAACAAGTATGGTACTTTCCCCTCTGTATCCGCCGGCTGGGTAGCTTCCAAAGAAAGCTTTTTTCCCAAACAGGACGTAGTGGAATTCCTGAAGGTACGGGGTGGCTACGGTATGGTGGGCAATGATAACATCGGCGACTTTGGTTATCTCTCCACCATTGGCAGTGGCCGTAACTATACTTTCGGTACGTCCGACATTTCTTCTATCGGTTACAGCCCCGATGCGCCCTCCAACCCGGACCTGAAGTGGGAATCTACCGCGCAGACCAACGTGGGTTTTGAAGCCTCCCTGTTCCGCAATTTTACCGTGAGCTTTGACTGGTACAAGAAAGTGACCAAAGGCATCCTGCAGAACCCGCGCATCCCTGCTTATGTAGGCGCCATCTCTAATCCACCAGCAAACGTGGCCGATATGCAGAACACCGGTGAAGAACTGGAACTGGGCTACCACGCCCAGGCAGGAGCGCTGAGCATAGGTTTGAATGGCAACGTGTCTTACACCCAGAACAAGATCACCTATGTGGGCCGCGGCCTTACTTACCTGGATGGTGGGGTAAACTTCCAGAGCAGCAGTTATCCCATCACCCGCAAAGCAGTGGGCCACCCGATCGATGAGTTCTATGGTTTTGTAACAGAAGGTATTTTCCAGACCCAGGCAGATGTGGATGCCTATACCGGCAAGAACGGTAAGATACAGCCCAATGCCAAACCCGGTGATTTCCGCTATAAGGATGTAAACGGTGATGGTATGATCGATGGCAACGACCGTGATTTCATCGGCAATCCCACGCCCACCTGGACGTATGGCTTTAATGTGAACCTGGCGTACAAAGGCTTTGACCTGGGCCTGTTCGGCCAGGGTGCCTCCGGCAACAAGATCTTCCAGGGCCTGCGCCGCCTGGACCTATCCAATGCCAACTGGCAGACCAAGGCCCTGAGCCGCTGGACAGGCCCCGGTACCAGTAATGATTACCCCCGCCTGACCATGAAAGATGATAACCACAACTTCACCAATCCGTCCGGTTTCTACCTGGAAGATGGCGCTTATGTGCGCCTGAAAACGGTGCAGCTGGGGTATACCCTGCCCAACACCATCAGCCGCAAGGCAGGCATCAGCCGTGCCCGTATTTACCTGATGAGTGAAAACCTTTTCACCTTCACGAAGTACACCGGCTATGATCCCGAGATAGGGGGTGGTACCATGAGCATTGACCGTGGCATTTATCCGCAGGCACGCTCTTTCCTGCTGGGCCTCAACATTACTTTCCAATAAATCCATTAAAGCAGATTCCACATGAAGAAATCATCATATAAAGCCATAGCAGCGCTTTGCTCCGCGTTACTGCTCACAAGCGCCTGCAGCAAAAGCTTCCTGGAGGTAAAACCCACGGGTACCAACCTGGAAGGTAACTATTACAAGAATGAAACAGAAGCATACAATGGCCTGATCGCGGTGTACGACGTGGTAGGCTGGCAGGGTGGTGGCTTTGTAACAAAAGTAGGCGCCATGGATGCCGGTTCTGACGACCAGCTGGCCGGCGGTGGTGGCCCTAACGATATCACCGACTTCCAGGTGATCTCCAACTACACGCTGGACCCGGCTACCGGCCCGCATAATGAATTGTGGAAAGCCGGCTTCTCCGGTGTGTTCCGCGCTAATTTCCTGCTGGAAAAACTGCCCAACGTGCCCATGGATGAAGGCCACAAGGCACGCTTTACCGCGGAAGCAAAGTTCCTGCGTGCTTACTTTTATTTTGACCTGGTGCGCCAGTTCAAGAACGTACCCCTGTTCAATAAACCGGTGCCGGTAGACCAGATGTATGACCAGGTGCAGGCGGCGCCCGCGGATGTATACAAACAAATAGAGCAGGACCTGAAAGATGCCATCGCAGAATCTAACCTGCCGGACCAGGTGACCGCTTCCACAGACGGTGGCCGCATTACCAAAGGCACGGCCCATGCGCTGCTCGGTAAGGTATACCTGTTTGAAAAGAACTGGACTGCCGCCGCCTCAGAACTGGCGCTGGTGAATGGTACGCCCGGCCAGCAGAACCCTACGTATGGTTACAAACTGCTGGACAATTTTGCCGATCTCTGGACCACCATTCCCGATCTGAAATTCAACAGTGAGTCCATCTTTGAAGTATCACATGCTACCATGTCCAATGGTAACTGGGGGTGCATTGCGTGCACGGAAGGTAACGTGCTGGATATCCTCACCGGCCCCCGTGGCTATGCACCGGGCCCTAATGCACCGGGTTATGAAGCAGGATATGGCTTCCTGATCGTAACAAAAGACCTGGCCACTTTCATGAAAGGAGATCCGCGGTTCAAAGCCACCATTGCAGACCTGGACAGTATGAAAGCCAATGGCATAGCGGATTACAGCCCATCGTTCAACAACACGGGTTTCTTCCTCAATAAATTCATCGGTTATGTAAAAGACGAAACGAAGGGCCCCGGCGACAAGCCGCTGAACTTTGGACAGAACATTTACGAGATCCGCCTGGCAGATACCTACCTGATGGAAGCGGAAGCGCTGGCCAACAGTGGTGACGCCGGCGCCGCCGGCAGCCGTGCCTATGCATTGCTGAATGCCGTGCGCGCCCGGGTGAAGCTGCCGCCCGTACCCGCTACGTTGGATAACATCCGCCGGGAGCGCCGCATGGAGCTGGCCGGGGAAGGCCACCGCTGGTTCGATATCATCCGCTGGGGCATTGCCGCAGATGTGCTGAAAGACCGTGGCTTCAAGGCCGGTAAGAATGAAATCCTGCCCATCCCGCTGCTGGAGCTGAACAACACGAAACTGCGCCAGAGCAAAGAGTATGGTGGCGATCTTTAATTATTCAACCAAACGTAAACGATGAAATCTTTCCAATATATTTCCCGCATGAGCGGCTTGTGCCTGCTGGCAGCCGCGTTGCATGCCTGCACCCCCGAATCATCCAGCCAGGACCTGGGCCCCTTGCCGGTGGCTTCTTTTACTGCTGCACCGCTTTCCGGCAATGCCAATAGGATCGCCATCGCCAGCACTACGCCAGGCGCCTTCATGTGGCAGTGGCAATACGGCGATGCCGGCGGCACTTCCAGCAAGGAAAAGGATACTATTACTTTCAGCAAAAAAGGCACTTACGCCATACAGCTCACCGCTTATACCAGGGGAGGGGCTGCCACCGCGGCGCAGCAGGTGACCATCGCCAATGACCTGCCCCCGGTGAACGTGCTCAAAGGCAGCACCATGGATGCAGATGCCACCCAATACTGGACAGTGCTGAATACCGGTGGCACCCAGACTTCCATCAGCATCGCAAACGGCGTGATGAACTTTTCCAACACGGGCAATACCAATGGTGCCATTTACCAGGCAGTTCAGGTAGATGCTAACCGTAATTATTATTTTTCCGGGCACGTAAAAGGAAATGGCGCTACCAATACCTGGTTTGAGATCTATATCCTGCCCGATGTACCGGTGCAGGGGAGCGATTATGGCAACGGTAAGAAATTTGTAGCACTTAATACCTGGGCCGGTTGCGGCGGTGCTGCTTTTGACGGCGATATAGCCACCATAGGCTGTGATGGCGATTATAAAGGCCAGAACGGTAAGATCAAATTTGCAACCGCCGGTACCATCTACATCGTGATCAAAGCCGGCAGTTCCGGTGGCACGATGGGGAATGGCGGTATCAACATTGATGACGTGACCTTCTCTGAAGAACAATAATTCAACCCCGGTGTACAGGCCCGGCGCCTGTACACCTTTTTAAACCATGTACATGAAACGACTGATCGCATTGCCGCTTGTGCTGCTTACCTGCACCTTCTTTTCCTGCTCCGGCCAGAAGTCCGAGCCATCCAACGGTGGTTATGTAACGCCCCAGGCGCCCAAACCGCCGGAAGATAAAGGCTGGAGTTTTGAGACCACCCCGGTGTGGAGCGATGAATTTGATAAAGACGGTGCGCCCGATCCGGCCAAATGGGGCTATGACCTGGGCAACAGCGGCTGGGGGAACCACGAACTGGAAAATTATACGAACAGTACCGACAATGCTTACATCAAAGACGGTGTGCTCTATGTAACGGCCCGCAAAGAAGCGTCTAACGGGATGAACTATTCTTCCGCGCGCATGGTCACTGCCAACAAGGGCGACTGGTTGTACGGCCGCTTTGAGATAAAGGCCAAACTGCCCGCCGGTAAAGGCACCTGGCCTGCCATCTGGATGCTCTCCACGGACTGGGCGTATGGCGACTGGCCCAAATCCGGCGAGATAGACATCATGGAAGAAGTGGGCTATGATCCCAATGTGATCCACCTGAGCGCACACACGGAGAAATACAATCATGTGATCAATACCCAGAAAACCGCGGTACAAACAGTGCCTACTGCCATCAGTGATTACCATGTGTACCGGCTGGACTGGACACCGGCTGCCATCCGTTGCTACATTGATGACCAGCTGTACTTCACCTTCAGGAACGAAGGCACCGGCTCCGCCGCCTGGCCGTTTGACAAACGCTTCCACCTGCTGCTGAACCTTGCCATTGGCGGCGACTGGGGCGGACAGCAAGGGGTAGACGACAGCATATTCCCCTGCGCTATGCAGGTAGATTATGTGCGGGTATATAAAATGATCGACAAATAAAACAAGCCATGAAAAACCTATACAGATCCGGCCTGGTATGCCTGCTGGCCGCAGGGATGGCAGCGGGATGCTCCGGTGGTAAAAAAGACCAGCTCACACCGGTAACGCCCCCGCCTGTGGCACCGCCTACCGGCCCGGTAAAGTCCGACGTGGAAGCCTGGGTGACCACGGCAGATAAAACATCGCTCCTTGCCAAACAGAACACGGCACTGGTTTTCAGTGATACAGTGAATGTGAATACCACCATTAACGTGAATGGCCAGCAGGCCTTCCAAAGCATTGACGGTTTTGGTTATTGCCTTACCGGCGGCAGCGCCACGCTGATCCACAACCTGCCCGCGGCCACGCAGGACGCCCTGCTGCAGGAGCTTTTTGCAACAGACAGTAATCACATTGGCGTAAGCTACCTGCGCATCAGCATCGGCGCATCAGACCTCAGCGCCACTACTTTCACGTATGATGATATTGCCGCCGGCACGGAAGACAATACGCTGGCGCAATTCAGCATAGACCGTGAGCAAACCGACCTTATACCCGTATTGAAAAAGATCCTGGCCATAGCGCCTGACATTAAAATACTGGGCTCACCATGGTCAGCACCTGTGTGGATGAAGACTAACGGCAGTTTTAAAGGTGGTAGTTTAAAGCCGGCGTATTATACGGTGTACGCCCAGTATTTTGTTAAATACATCCAGGCCATGAAGGCCGAAGGCATCAATATCGATGCCATTACCCCGCAGAATGAGCCGCTCAACCCGGACAATAATCCCAGCATGACCATGCAGCCCGCAGAGCAGCTGGATTTTGTGAAGAACGCGCTGGGACCGGCATTCCAGGCAGCGGGATTAAGTACCAAGATCATTTTATACGATCATAACGCAGACCGTCCTGATTATCCCACTACCATCCTGGCCGATGCCAATGCCAGGGCTTTTGTGGACGGCTCCGCCTTCCACCTGTATGCCGGCAGCATCAGCGCGCTGAGCACCGTGCATGACGCTTACCCCGATAAGAACGTGTACTTCACGGAGCAGTGGGTGGGTGGCCCCGGCAACTTTGGCGGCGACCTGAAATGGCATGTGAGTAACCTGATCATTGGCGCTACGCGCAACTGGAGCCGCAATGTGCTGGAA
Coding sequences:
- a CDS encoding glycoside hydrolase family 16 protein; translated protein: MKRLIALPLVLLTCTFFSCSGQKSEPSNGGYVTPQAPKPPEDKGWSFETTPVWSDEFDKDGAPDPAKWGYDLGNSGWGNHELENYTNSTDNAYIKDGVLYVTARKEASNGMNYSSARMVTANKGDWLYGRFEIKAKLPAGKGTWPAIWMLSTDWAYGDWPKSGEIDIMEEVGYDPNVIHLSAHTEKYNHVINTQKTAVQTVPTAISDYHVYRLDWTPAAIRCYIDDQLYFTFRNEGTGSAAWPFDKRFHLLLNLAIGGDWGGQQGVDDSIFPCAMQVDYVRVYKMIDK
- a CDS encoding RagB/SusD family nutrient uptake outer membrane protein — protein: MKKSSYKAIAALCSALLLTSACSKSFLEVKPTGTNLEGNYYKNETEAYNGLIAVYDVVGWQGGGFVTKVGAMDAGSDDQLAGGGGPNDITDFQVISNYTLDPATGPHNELWKAGFSGVFRANFLLEKLPNVPMDEGHKARFTAEAKFLRAYFYFDLVRQFKNVPLFNKPVPVDQMYDQVQAAPADVYKQIEQDLKDAIAESNLPDQVTASTDGGRITKGTAHALLGKVYLFEKNWTAAASELALVNGTPGQQNPTYGYKLLDNFADLWTTIPDLKFNSESIFEVSHATMSNGNWGCIACTEGNVLDILTGPRGYAPGPNAPGYEAGYGFLIVTKDLATFMKGDPRFKATIADLDSMKANGIADYSPSFNNTGFFLNKFIGYVKDETKGPGDKPLNFGQNIYEIRLADTYLMEAEALANSGDAGAAGSRAYALLNAVRARVKLPPVPATLDNIRRERRMELAGEGHRWFDIIRWGIAADVLKDRGFKAGKNEILPIPLLELNNTKLRQSKEYGGDL
- a CDS encoding PKD domain-containing protein, whose protein sequence is MKSFQYISRMSGLCLLAAALHACTPESSSQDLGPLPVASFTAAPLSGNANRIAIASTTPGAFMWQWQYGDAGGTSSKEKDTITFSKKGTYAIQLTAYTRGGAATAAQQVTIANDLPPVNVLKGSTMDADATQYWTVLNTGGTQTSISIANGVMNFSNTGNTNGAIYQAVQVDANRNYYFSGHVKGNGATNTWFEIYILPDVPVQGSDYGNGKKFVALNTWAGCGGAAFDGDIATIGCDGDYKGQNGKIKFATAGTIYIVIKAGSSGGTMGNGGINIDDVTFSEEQ
- a CDS encoding glycoside hydrolase family 30 protein encodes the protein MKNLYRSGLVCLLAAGMAAGCSGGKKDQLTPVTPPPVAPPTGPVKSDVEAWVTTADKTSLLAKQNTALVFSDTVNVNTTINVNGQQAFQSIDGFGYCLTGGSATLIHNLPAATQDALLQELFATDSNHIGVSYLRISIGASDLSATTFTYDDIAAGTEDNTLAQFSIDREQTDLIPVLKKILAIAPDIKILGSPWSAPVWMKTNGSFKGGSLKPAYYTVYAQYFVKYIQAMKAEGINIDAITPQNEPLNPDNNPSMTMQPAEQLDFVKNALGPAFQAAGLSTKIILYDHNADRPDYPTTILADANARAFVDGSAFHLYAGSISALSTVHDAYPDKNVYFTEQWVGGPGNFGGDLKWHVSNLIIGATRNWSRNVLEWNLAADANYGPHTNGGCSTCQGALTISGSVTRNVSYYIIGQAAKFVRPGSVRIYSDDKADFPNVAFKRPDGKHVLLVLNNGNGSTKFNIKYNGKIVTPTLPAGAVGTYTW
- a CDS encoding SusC/RagA family TonB-linked outer membrane protein; the protein is MKLTTFLLLAVCLQISAKGVSQSITLSEKNAPLKKVLREVSRQSGISIVYDEGLLAKTNPVTVEAKGASVQEVMEACLRNQPVFFTMEGQRMILQSMPEKNWAAADTSITVKGMVTDEKGLPIPGATIRVKGGSQGTATDVNGHFTLKAPAGSSSLQVTVVGYNNQTVAITGGLLSVKMVLAETALNETVVVGYGVQKKSVVTGAISSVRAADLESQPVTRIESALQGRTSGVTVAQSSGQPGSGSTVRVRGITTFNNNDPLWVVDGVVVDNGGIGYLNQYDIESIEVLKDAASQAIYGARAAAGVILVTTKKGKAGKMQVNYNGYYGTSEPARKLKLLDATQYATLMNEANAAAGYALPFADPRSLGKGTDWQGEIFNNSAVRQNHEVSISGGNDRSTFFSSFGYLDQEGIVASPISHYKRFNVRVNSQHKLASWLTFAENIGYAYDRANGIGNTNSEFGGPLSSAINLDPTTPAVETDPAKASTGQYVNTGVRVNAKGQPYGISDLVQNEMSNPLAYIINNEGNYNWSHNIVGNTYLEAEPIKGLRLRSTVGAKIAFWGGESFTPIYYYNTTNKNARTAFNRSMNNGFNWNVENTVSYTRAFNDHNVTVLVGQGAYMDGRSKSISNTFQDLQVDNFWDASEKFKVAQTSRSTDGGEGTDHRIASLFGRLNYNFKEKYLLEGVIRRDGSSRFGPNNKYGTFPSVSAGWVASKESFFPKQDVVEFLKVRGGYGMVGNDNIGDFGYLSTIGSGRNYTFGTSDISSIGYSPDAPSNPDLKWESTAQTNVGFEASLFRNFTVSFDWYKKVTKGILQNPRIPAYVGAISNPPANVADMQNTGEELELGYHAQAGALSIGLNGNVSYTQNKITYVGRGLTYLDGGVNFQSSSYPITRKAVGHPIDEFYGFVTEGIFQTQADVDAYTGKNGKIQPNAKPGDFRYKDVNGDGMIDGNDRDFIGNPTPTWTYGFNVNLAYKGFDLGLFGQGASGNKIFQGLRRLDLSNANWQTKALSRWTGPGTSNDYPRLTMKDDNHNFTNPSGFYLEDGAYVRLKTVQLGYTLPNTISRKAGISRARIYLMSENLFTFTKYTGYDPEIGGGTMSIDRGIYPQARSFLLGLNITFQ